DNA from Eubalaena glacialis isolate mEubGla1 chromosome 2, mEubGla1.1.hap2.+ XY, whole genome shotgun sequence:
TAGTTATTGGAGGGTTTTTAAGCAGTGGTGTGCTACAGCCAACTCATGCCCGCACATGAGAACCACTTGTTAAATCTTCAGGATTTTTGCGCGTTGTTAAACTAttagtagcttgaaatcagccatggtgggagtatttacaccatggaaatgggCAGCAGGTGGGTAAACATTTATCTGCCTCACACTGGTTTTAGACAgggaagtggggagagtggaTCTGCGCCTGAAGGAGCGCCCTCTGGCTGCAGGGGGGAGAATGGCCTGCACGGGACAGAGAAGCAGGATGCCCCGCAGGGAAGGCCATTGCCTTGGTCCATGTTGGAGAGATGGGGGTTTGGACTAGGATGGGCCAGTGGATGGATCTGAGTGATTTTGAAGGCAGAACCAGTGGGCCTTGCTGAGACGACCCCATTACGGAAGCTCAGAGCAGGGAGGTGACCTGCCCAACGTTACACGGCTGGAATATGGAAGAGGTATGATCGAGCCCAGGCCTGCCAGGCCCCTAAACCCTTTCTGTTCCCTATACTTCAGTGATTCCCTAAGTTGCCATGAAGATTCTTCCTGGGGAAGGTTATGGTCTAGGATGAAGAGGAAATCATTAATGATGTCCCTGGCTGCCCCTCAGCCCTGGCTCCCTGTGGTCAGAGCACCCCTTTCCCACACCTCTTCTCAGGAGGGTGGGTCCTGTGAGCTGCGGttgggggtggggcctggagGGAGCCAAGATGTCACCGTCATAGACACTGGGGGGCCCAGCTCCCACTGGTGGACGCTGGGACCATGGCGTCTGTCCTCCCTCCCAGGAGGGCCCGGCCCCAGGAGGGCTGCCCCAGAGATGGCCTCAGAGGGTCCCACGACCTGCGTGGGCGATTCCCAGCTCTGGGATGCGAGACCTCCCCTGGGGCAGGCcaaggaccagggctggaaccagtCTAGGACCTCAGAGGAGGGGCTGCCACAGCACAGCTTCCCTGGGCCCGGGGCTGCTCTGGTTtttgctggggtgggagggaggggatggggataGATCTGAGAGTCTAGCTCAGTGGGAGCGGGGGATCTAAGCAGCGCCAGGTCTTAGCGAGATGCCGGCAGAATCACTAGGCCCTGCTTGTCTGCCTGCACCTGCTCCCCGCCCCCTCGCCCTGCACAGGCTTCACACGCTCCCATTCCCTTCCCTGAAGCCGCCGTTGGCACCAATCCCAGCAACAGGGCTCATctgctccagcccctccctctgtcaAAACTCATTCTCAGAAGAGGGTCCTGTGCTGCAGGATGACTGTCACTGTGACCTTCTGCAGGAAGCGAGAAGGGAGGAACAGGAAACAAAACTAATCAAATACCTACCAGGTGTCAGGCAGAGCTGCTTGCTTTCCTCAAAGAGTTAAAATTACAGAAAGGTTTCCCTTCATACTCTGCCCCTAAAATAAGGCTCTAAAAAGTTTATTCTTATCCTTCTAGACTTTCttctttgtacacacacacacaggctattttttaaaaaaatgagataatgttaCGTGTTCTAtgtggattatttcatttaatcctaggTTGTTATTATCTCTACTTTGCATTTCAGGAAACTGacgctcagagaggttatgtacttttcttaaggtcacacagctggtagaaCTGCCTGGCCCCACAGCCTCACTCTCTGCATCCTGGGCATCACCTATGGGTGCAGAAGGCCAGCCTTGTTCCTGTTGGGGGGCATTTGGGGCTGCAGAGCAGATGGGGCTGGAATTCCGGGCAGAGGCCTGATCCGGCCTTCCCTTCTCCTGTGCTGTGAGACTCAAGCCCTGGGGTCAAATTCCAGCCCACTGAGTCCTtgttaatgctttttaaaagggGATTCTATTGCCATTTAATTGTGGCTCTGCCCTTGAAGCAGACTCCCAGCTGTCTGTAACAGACAGCTTGGCCTTGGATTTCTCTCTCCCAAAGCCCAGGGGATAGAGGCTGCACTGGAGGTCTGCGACCTgggccactcaccagctgtggaACCTCGGCAGTTCCTGCCTCTCTCGCCTTGGTCTCCTCTCTTCAAAGTTCCTTTCAGCCCCAAGGTAAGCCCATGACTCCACCCCTAGTCTGCAGCTtgctggagagaggagggggaggaagaggacgaACCAGAGCAGAGAGGAGGGCTCTGGGGCAGCTTAGTGGGTTTGGAAGGGAGTGGGAGTTTAAGGACAGGTTTTGGAATCCCTAGACCTGGGTCCAAGTCCCAGGGCAGGACCTATGCAGTTGTACAAGGCCCAGGCTCAAAAGATTCCCTACTTGGTTTTACGTTCTGTcattgctgtcttgaaattcttaacttTCTGAGTAAGAAGCCCAGCATTTTCCTGTTACGCTGGGTCCCACAAATTGCACAGCCAGCCCTGCTACCGCTTATGAGCCGTGTGCCCTTGGTAAGTGATTTCACCTCATCAATCCtgagttttcttatctgcaaaacggAGCGATGCTTACAACCCCTGGGAGGATTGTTCTGAGAATTCAAAGAGAGATGCCTGGTAAAGAGCCAGGCAGAAGTAAGTCCATAACCAGTGTCAAGCCCTGGTAATTGTGGCCATCCTTCTGTAGGGCTCTGTAGGGCCTGGCAGGGAGAAATATCTCCGGAGCCGCAGTCTGTCTCCCAGCCTTGTCCGCGGGCAGGGGTACATTTCaggccaaaaataaaatcctcaCTGGGAAGCGAATGGTGCCACCATGCCCACAGCAACCCCTGCCTGTGGCTATACTGGGTCAAGTGGTTTAGGGCCCTAAGTTCCTAGGAGATCAGGTGCTGTGGGGTTTGAGCCTGGGGAGAGATGAGGGTCTGGTGAGGCTGCTCCAGCACCTGCTTTCAGCCGGGAGAGGGTCAGTCATGTGACCTTCACAAATGAAGGCCTGACGCCCAGAGGTGCTGATGGCATCTCGCCGAGGGCCGCCTCCTTCACTCTATGTCTTGGCTTGTAGGACCCCCAAGGTGTTGTCCCAGCACCTCAACCTCCCAGATGTTTCTAGAGTCCCGACTTCCTGGATTCATAGCTCAGCAATTTCCCAAcggtgagaccttgggcaagttactcaacctctctaggcctcagtttccccatctgcgaAACACTAGCAGGTTTGACCTCGTCGACGTGTCGTATTAAATCAACCCCCGCATGAAAAGTGCTTGCAAGTGTGCAGACAAACGTTAGCCACTGCAACAGCTGGCCTGCCTGCTTCCCTTCCGCTCCGAGCCCGACAGCAGGCTCCGAAATGCCAGTCTGACCACGCCTCTCCTTCAGCCGCTCGTTGCCTTCAGGATAAAGACCAAACTCCTTGTtctggcttctctgagcctccatgtGGTGAGCCCCTGTTCAGGGGCCATTTCCCCTTCTAGAGCCCACAGCCTCAGGATTTGCTCTGGGAAACCTCCAGCCCCCAAGGCAGAGCCTATGATGTGACTGTCAGTCAAGCCAAGGGGCGGCACATGACCCAGGCTCAGCCAGCTGGGCACCTTCTGTAAGGactttgattattattattattttttaaataaatttatttatttatttatttttggctgcgttgggtcttcgttgcggtgcgcgggcttcccatcgcggtggcttctcttgttgcggagcgtggactctaggcgtgcaggcttcagtagttgtggcacacgggcttagttgctccgtggcatgtgggattttcctgggccagggttcgaacctgtgtcccctgcattggcaggaggattcttaaccactgcgccaccagggaagtcccaggactctGATTCTTAAGGATGGAGAAGCTTATGGAAAGTGATTGGGAGGGTTCATCTGGGAGGTTATCTCCCTGAGTTCCTGCTGCCTGGATCTCCAGGGCTGCCCTGGGCCCCGGTCCTCTCTGAGCCTGGGTTTTTAGCCTTTCTTCCGATTCTGTGCGATCTCTCACAGCCTTCCATCGATGCTTTGTCCAGAGTAGCCCTGTCAGTTTCTGTCGCAGGCATCCAGAGATCCTGGTGGATACACTCTGGCTCCAGACACACCCCAACTTTGACCTTCACCTTCTGCTTTTAAGTATCTGCCTGCGTTTCTCACAGTCCGTGCATGCTACTTCGTGCCTCTGAACCTTTGTccctgctgttccttctgccggGAATGCCTTTCCCACCTTACTTCTCCTCATTCATTCTTATCCCAAGAACCACCTCAGACATTGTCAACTCTGGGGGGACTTCCTCCAATCCTCCTCTGTACCACACCCCCGCCTCCAGGCTGGCTCTGACCCTCTGGGCAGCCCTAGGCCCTGGGCTTCTCTCCCTCACCACCGGCATTCCCTCGTCTGAACGCAAGGCCAGATCCAGGCCCACCCACCTCCATTTCTCGGTTGACCACAACAAATGTTTTTGGGGCTCCAGAACCATGGAGGGTCATACAGGCAGCTCCCTTGGGACCTGCTCAGGGATTCCTCACCCAACTAGGACCAAATCCATTGCCTGCTGATGAGGGGTCATGAGGGGAATTGCTGAGGAGTGGGAGATGGGTAATTGTCCCAGAATAACAGTGAGCCCAACTCCTCCGGGTTGGCCATTGCTCCAGCCCCAGCCTTTGATCCAGAGCCTGTGCCAGCCTTTGTCAtagccccagcccctgccccagctcAAGCCACAGACCTGACCTCACACCCCACGCTCGGCCCCAGCCCTGTCTCTGCCCCTGCACAGGCCCTTCCCTCCACCTCTGCCCTCACTGCAGACCCCCAGCATTCTTCCCAGTGAGACCCACCCAGGCTGCCCTCTGTAGAGGCCCTGCCTCTGATCGAATGGGGCTTTTGGTGGGGAAGGACTGGCCAGTGAATCGGGCAGTGAATGGAGCAGGTATACCAGAGGTAGGTGCCACGTCCAACTCCCCTCAGTGGCACAAGACCTGCAGCTGCAACAGTAGGTAACAGAGCCGAGCcttaggcaggggcaggggcaggaccaGGTTTAGGTCCTGAAGGTTCCTTCTgttccccacctcccctgccctgggccaggcttAGTCCTGAGCCATGGACAGGGCTGAACCCTCCATGGTTGCTGAGTCCCCCAGCTGGGGAAGTGCCCGAGCTATAGCTACCCAAAATCAGGTAAAAGGAGGCAAAAGGGGGAGTCCCAGGACAAGCCAGTAGGATTGGGGAAGCTTGCAAGGTTGGGGTATCAGTAAAGACCACCACAGATGACCATCCTTGAAAGAAAGGCAAAAACAGCCCAAGTCTCCCCTGAGGTCACCAACGCCTCTCCACCCCTTCTCCTTGGGAACTGAACCAGGGCGGCAGGGGTGGGAAGGGCCACAGGACCTCGGGGAATCAGGCCCTCCATTCCACCCACAGGTGGATCCTGCAATGGACACATCATGAGGACAGAAGCCAGCATTGTGATGTCACAGCTCAGCTGCGGCTTTGTGCTCCTGGAGCTGTTGAGTGAGTCATTTgggccccttcctccttcccgtGCTCGTGTACCCGTGTCCGATGCTCAGGGCTGGACAGGTTGGCTGTGTAGCCCCACCccttctctccctgctcctcccatGTGCTGGGGCTGGCCCAGCAGATGGCCAATGAACAGCACGCTTAGGGAGACTGTCTTCTTTTGGCCATAACTAGCAACCAGACTTAGGTGAGCGGCCCGGGAACTCTTTGCAAGGCTGTGTTGAAACTATCTGTCAACTAGGCCACCTTCCCAGCTTGACCGTGAGCTCATTCAAAGTGTCTATCCCGGTCCCCATTCTAGCTCTGTAAAACCTCAGAGTATATGATGTCAGTTAAATGCATAAATGCCTGGAGGGACGGGTGGGTAGAGATAGATGACAAAGGTATCTCCTTCCTATGTGGGCTACTCTCTCACCCATCCCCAGCTCTGACCCTCGGAGTCTTTCCTGAATGCTCTTGGAAGCTAGCACCTGTTGGAAGTCCCAGGCATCTTGGCACCCGTGGGACTTGATGGTGATGGAGCTGTCCCAGTTATGGGGTGACAAAGGCAATAATGCCACTGCAGAATGGCACATTTGGCTCCTCCAGAGCTGGGGGGCACAGCTCAAAGAACTCAGACTTTGAACTTAGTGAAACCCGAGTCCAAATCCAGCCCTGTTGTACATCCTCAAGCTGGTCACAGgggcctctctgaacctctgtttccttttctatgaagtgggaatgtaaactggcttCTGAGGACCGTCAGGAGAATCAGAAGAGAAAGCTGCTGCCTTGACTGTTGCTGTGGCCATCCATCTTCTTCCTGCCTGGCCCACGTGGCCCTCATCCTCCAGCGTAGCCTGAGGTGGTGAGGGGCAATGCCGGCGGCCGTGGACACAGGCCAGGAGGCTGGCCTGAGCAATACCGGTGACAAGGACAGGGACCTGCAGGTGCTGTTCCAGGAACTCTGCCAACTCCAGGCAAAGTACGAGCTGTCCCAATCCCCGCCGTGCCCCCTGCCTCAGCCCCAGGGCCACCTGCAGTGGGCTAAGCCGCTGGAACTGAGCAAAAATGCCTGAGGAGTCCAGGCCAGGAAATGAACGGGGAGGGGACTGAGGCCCGGGAGTAAGTCAGGAGGGACAGCTGATTTGCAAGTGGTGAGGAGGTGGGGGGCTTGGCTCCCGCCCTTTGACCTCGGACCTTGGGCCAGTCCCAGGCCCTGTGCAAGCTTAGTCTccctccatgaaggcagggctgTGGGCGACCATCCCTACACATCTGTCAGCTTGGCCCCTCTAAAATCAACCTGCAAGGTTGCTGCTGTGTCTCCAAGCAGACGCCCTGAATCCTTGCCCCTGGGTGACTCTTCAATTTCAGGCTGCCCACGAAAGCCTGAGTTAGATGCAAAAGGATGTATTGATATCTGTGAGCGATTTTATGGAGAAAAGTTCCAACCGGTCCATCGGATTCTCATAGGGCTTCCCAACCTCCCCACCGAAAGGTTTGGCACCGTGGCTCACAGGGCCCCTCGTGGTATTTGCCGGGGGAAGACAATATTTTCCTGCATTTTCCAGGACTGTATGGATGAGAAAATGGGGCCTGAGAGGCAGAGTGGCTTGCCCTGGGGAAATCAGCAGTCGCTCAGAGATACCCACCACCGCCCTTTcctgctctgccctctgcccttgaCCACTGACCTTGAAGGCGCCCAGGGTGGGCAACCTATTGGAGACTCATCTTGCTTGGTGATGCCCCCTGACGGCTGGGCAGCAGCACGTGGCTGTCGCCCCTCTGGGGGCTGCCGGGGCCCCGACCACAGCCTGAGTGCTTATGATGTGCTGGGAGCCCCAGACCCGGTCCCCACCGGCCTGTGAGGGAGGGGTCTGGTTACCCCTGTTACGGACGGGCCAGccaggcacagagaggcaaagCCTGTGGCCGGATCACCGGCTACTGGGGGCTCAGGCCATCTGCCACCAGCTCAGCCTGCAGGAGGGACTCCATAGACCCCACGCCACAAAGGCCCGGCCTCGCTGGCCCCCAGGCCCCTTCCTCATGGCCTGACCACAGGCATCTATTTGACCTGTTGGTGGCTCAGTTTACTCAGCAGTGAAATGGGGGTGGAGAGACTCGAGTCAGTGGCCCACTGATGGGGTCAGTGACCAGCCCTGCCCGGATCCGTGCAGATCCACAGAGGCTGGCCCTTGCCAGGGGTCACGACCTGGAAGTCTCCAAACCGTGTTCTCACGTCTGGCTCTCTTGCCGGCACTGAGATGTCTCTACAGACAGAGGAAGCTGAAGAGAGAGGTCGAGAAGCATAAGGTTTTTGAAGACTATCTGATCAAGGTCCTTGAGAAAATCCCCAAGGGTACGTATGTAGCTTCCTCATCAGGCCTGTCCTCTCTGCAGCCACCTCCCAGCCTGGGAACCTGGGCGCGTGTGAGCTCGCTGAGCCTTGAGCTCGCCTGCAGAATGGGGATCCACAGGCCGGTGCCACCGTGGTCGAGCCAGCCAGGGCACCAGCCATGTGGCCTGCAGCAAGTTCTCAACGTCTCTGGCGGGAACAGCAACAGTTCTGTGGACTGGATCATCCTTTACGAGCACGTAGCCCGGTGCCTGAGGTTTAGCTAGCACCCAGTAAgtgtcagctattattattatctcatttgtcTTTGATTTTGCTCTTAGGAACTAAAATTACACAGGCATCTGAAATAAgttttgtgttctgttttgtcATGATTTGCACCAGAATCCACTGTTATCAGTGCTGAAAACTTGATAGGAAAGAGAAGGGGAGCCAAacatacataattttattatCGTCATTGTCTTTACGTCACCAATAATAAAAGTAACTATTACTGTTTATGAAATATTCGCTCTGTGCTAAGCTCTTTAGTAAATCCTTTTACCCGCTTTAGGAGCTTCTGAGAACTGTGTTACCCAGGCTCAGGGAGGTCAAGGGACTCACCCAAGATCGCCCAGACAGGAAGTGGTGGGGCTGGGTCTCAGACTCTGGTCTATCTGATTTCAGagtcactgtgctaagtgctctgGAGCTGCAGGAGCTCCAAGGACTCTGccctggaggtcagggaaggcttcatggaggagggggCCATTCATGGGGCTCAAATGTGTTCAGCAAAGGGGAACAGCGTTGCAGGCAGAAGAACAGCACAGATGTAGGCAGGAGCCACGGCCCTGTGCAGTGGGTTTGGGGTTGAGTTCCAGTGTGCTGGAGCGCCAGGATCCGGCAGGGGTCGCTGGGAGATGTGATTGGAAGGTTGAACAGCACCAAAGAGCCTTGAGCACCAAGCCAAGGAAGGGCGCAGGCCTCCCGGTCAGGCACGGGGTTTGAAGCAGACCCAGCACCCAGTGCTGCTTCTAGAAGCCTCCTAGTTTGGGACCTTCCTAATTCAGCAATTCAACCCTGTCCAACCCATCCAGAATAAACAACCACCAAAGCTGGGGACCCCGTCACTCGGGACAGCAACAATCCCTGTCCTCTTCCTGCAGGCTCCCCCAGTCAGCAGTTTCTCCtggggtggcggtgggggggTTCTCCTGCCTCACTGGGCAGCCTTGATCCAGAATCCTTGTTCTCAGCCCGCGGTGGTCTTTCAAATGCTGATTCTTCTCTTGAAGAGGTGGGAGGTCAGTGATGGGGCGCCCTCAACTTTGGGGCTCCAGTAGACAGCAGAAGTCCCACCTACCTTATTAGcatcactgcagggggcaggtgAGGGCTGGGCATTCTGTGCCCACCCATCCTGCCATGCACTGTCTCTGTAGGCTACAACCAAGGGGAGGAGCCGGAGGAGGCCCCGGTGGAGGCCACGGTGGAGGCCATGGTGGAGGCCCCGGTGGAGGCCATGGTGGAAGCCATGGTGGAGCACTACGGGAAGCTCTTCGCAGTCAACCAGGACATCCAGAAGCGTCTGGAGGCCTTCTTCAAGATGAGCCAGGCCGTCCACCAAAGCCTGGGGGGAGTCTCTAGAGGGAGGCCATAGGGCTCTTATCCCGGTAACAGCTGCCTGATGCCTGGCCCATCCCCCTTGGCTCAGAGAACTTGGATGTAGGGACCCCCTTCCCTCTGCACCCTCAGAGAAGGCCTGGAGCAGGGGTGGGCTCCTGAGAGGGTCTGAGTGGGGCGGTCACTCCAGAGCCTTGTTCTGTAcccctttccctccctttctGCTGGGTTTCTCCTGAGGAAGACTCAGCTTATACTTAAAAGGTGTTCTTCGTTGTAGAAAAGTTGGGAGTTCTAGATTCAGACAGACTGGGGTTCAAATTCCAACTCAGCCTCTGCCTAGCTGCATGACCCTGGGCATGTTTagaccctctctgagcttcagtttcctcatctgtgacgtGGGGGCAATTCAACCTAGTTGGTAGGCTGTTGTGAGACACTGAACACAAACTGTCTCAGAGTTAAGTGCCCCAAGAGGTCATCTCCCTCATAGTTGGTTAATCTTCTAATAAATTGAACTTTCACCCCAAGGGATGGGCATTCCATCCGGAAGAAACTGCCCTGGCAAAGGCATGGCATGATGAATTTTTGTGCTGCAGCTGGGGTCTGGGGACATGGAGAAGACAGAGGACGGGGACGTGGAGAGGAAGGGAACAGGGAAAGGGAGGCCGATGAGTGGGCTGATTCTTGCAAAGGACAGTGGCATGGCATTTGCAGCCAGTCTCTGCCCCCTAGGGGTAGCACTGAAAACCTACACCATTTTGTACGGTTTTTTTCCTTCGTGGGCGGGGCACTGTGAGAAGCACTTAAAAagctttatctcatttaaacctgaCCCCAGCACCCGGAGGTAGGTGCTTCTATTCCTAGAGCTGAGACTAGAGGAGGGGAGTGAGGTGAGCATGCAAGTAGAAGGTTGGAtcccaactttattgagatttTAATACTTTGTTCatcacggatttttttttttttgcattaactttgatttttaaaaaacactgcatttgggaattccctggtggtccagtggttaggactccacgcttccacttcaggggcacgggttcgatccctggttggggaactaagatcccgcaagctgcgcagtacggccaaaaacaaaaacaaacaaaaaaattgcattaaaatattatttatattgattCTGAGTTAAATGTTGCACCCTAGTCCCAGGCAtgctatttttctcattttcaaagtAAGAAAACTAGGCCTCAGAAAAGTGAGGACACATGTATAGCCTGTGTCCTCCAAACACATCTCCGCGGGGCCTGGCGTGGGCGTGCACACAGCACATCCTGTGCCCCGCAGGCCTGGGCCGCAGAGGCTGTCACAGCCTTGCCCTCTGGTGTCCTCCCAGCAGTTCCTGCAGCCGGAAGGGCCCAGACAGGTGGTTCTGTTTACGGTGAGAAAAACGGGCTCCAGGAGCtgagttgggattcaaaccctAGTGATCCTAGACATACATTTTCCTGCATCTCCTGGTGCCTTAAAGGGCCCTGACCACCCAGAactttcccctcctccacccccatcatCGCTCAGACCCCCGAGCCGTGAGCTCCTTGGGACCAGGCCCAGGGCAGGTGCCCCGGGAGGTCAGCTGCACCGAACTGACCAGCCACCCTACCACAGAGCCTCAAGATCCGGCTGTGCCAGCTGCAGAAGAAGTGTCACCGCAAGCAGGAGCAGTGGTGGCAGTTGGAACATGGTGTCACCTACCAGAAAGACACAGGCGGCTGTGATGCGAGTCAAGTCCactggctggggttgggggcgggcaGCGCAGGGGCCGGGGGCTGCTGTCTCCTCGATAATGATcggcccccaacacacacacacacacgcacaccactTACCCACTTACCTCTCCTTGGTGACTGTTAGCTTTCAAAGGGCTTCTCTAAGATGAGCCAGATGTCATGTGACAGGTGGGAGAACTGAGGCCACAGATAGTTAAGGACCAGCTGGGATGCCCCCGTACAGTCCCAGGGCCTGGCATCTGCACTCCTAAATATTGGTTGATTCTTACTCATATCTATTCACAGATGAGAAGAATGCAGCTTGGAAAGAGTAAGTCAGGGCTGAAGTCCGGGGCCAGGATTTCTGGGTTTAATCCCTTGAGCTCCTCCTTCCTGGCCTGGAGAATGTGGACTAGTTATTCTCCGGACCCCTGGGTCCT
Protein-coding regions in this window:
- the CCDC197 gene encoding LOW QUALITY PROTEIN: uncharacterized protein CCDC197 (The sequence of the model RefSeq protein was modified relative to this genomic sequence to represent the inferred CDS: deleted 1 base in 1 codon), whose amino-acid sequence is MPAAVDTGQEAGLSNTGDKDRDLQVLFQELCQLQAKQRKLKREVEKHKVFEDYLIKVLEKIPKGYNQGEEPEEAPVEATVEAMVEAPVEAMVEAMVEHYGKLFAVNQDIQKRLEAFFKMSQAVHQSLGESLEGGHRALIPSLKIRLCQLQKKCHRKQEQWWQLEHGVTYQKDTGGCDVRSKVADHNPEGLKSTTLELPRSQLLNCMQMAINSTAQQRCASAHGVPKGAGLFSKLDLIREFMLDKMETVRFISLLTGPRMCWIADNPKDRGLRSYPRPFRKHSKSQDSIPRTPFPSTQTSECSSLY